A region of bacterium DNA encodes the following proteins:
- a CDS encoding DUF4242 domain-containing protein yields the protein MPRYVIERNMPGAGDATPAELKEIAAKSNAVLHELGPDVHWEHSYVSADKIFCVYIARDEEIVRKHAELTGFPADTICEVKALVDPVMGEPNA from the coding sequence ATGCCGAGGTACGTCATCGAGAGAAATATGCCGGGCGCCGGCGACGCGACTCCCGCCGAGCTCAAGGAGATCGCCGCCAAATCGAACGCGGTCCTGCACGAGCTGGGGCCGGACGTGCACTGGGAGCACAGCTACGTGTCCGCGGACAAGATCTTCTGCGTTTATATCGCCCGAGACGAGGAGATTGTCCGCAAGCACGCCGAGCTCACGGGGTTTCCCGCCGACACGATCTGCGAAGTGAAAGCCTTGGTCGATCCCGTCATGGGTGAACCGAACGCGTAA
- a CDS encoding B12-binding domain-containing radical SAM protein, producing the protein MRLALIYPPFFHKKFNENLPTTDDEFGLFPHIGFGWVAAMAKRAGWEVRLFDAACRKSRYDFVLQDVVGWNPDILGFAGHATQTFRDMLLWARRFKRDTQLPVVIGGYECKAYPYEIMEHDCFDYLCVGEAVTFIEPFLRAFETGRGYEDVPDLLYRANGQVKRTVDAPYIPYSEHPWPDRSIFPNEEYYSMVSQRKNFTIGMSEVGCPYPCTFCSMRHSGFEARTAVQLVDEMESCINEHGIHEIDFFDPIMLFDRQRMLDFSAELQRRKLDIIWSARTRVDCLSFKRSDGEPDQELVEALAASGCRRLFFGIESGDEQVLKNVKKGAVTNNVKKVLDCLDAHSIRSLGFFMIGNPGETEETVQKTIKLAKSLPLHYTQFTLTMIKPHTDLEQKYIFESTGIDYWREYVRGNVPEQILPTPWTELSRADIERLTKKAYLSFYLRPRYMWKMIVRIESWQEFQRYARVAFQMMLRPLRPEKIGPLPMHRRVGRFGLAFLDGFLANLNQGGRHPVAYFGGGFKGAWRFAMYEWQRSGSNKDMGAPGSVDGELMAPDAQTKIRVIENFSGDSRFVPLTRGALGYSRKKGDSVNPYHERRITEAAS; encoded by the coding sequence ATGCGACTTGCCCTGATCTATCCGCCCTTCTTTCACAAGAAGTTCAACGAGAATCTCCCCACGACGGACGACGAGTTCGGGCTGTTCCCGCACATCGGATTCGGTTGGGTCGCCGCCATGGCCAAACGCGCCGGGTGGGAAGTCCGGCTGTTCGACGCCGCGTGCCGGAAGTCCCGGTACGATTTCGTGCTGCAGGACGTTGTCGGCTGGAATCCGGACATCCTCGGATTCGCCGGCCACGCCACGCAGACCTTCCGCGATATGCTGCTTTGGGCGCGGCGCTTCAAGCGCGATACGCAGCTTCCCGTCGTGATCGGCGGATACGAATGCAAGGCGTATCCATACGAAATCATGGAGCACGACTGCTTCGACTATCTGTGCGTCGGCGAGGCCGTCACCTTCATCGAACCCTTTCTCCGCGCGTTCGAAACGGGCCGCGGCTACGAAGACGTGCCCGATCTGCTCTACCGCGCGAACGGGCAGGTGAAGCGCACGGTCGATGCGCCATACATTCCCTACAGCGAGCACCCCTGGCCCGACCGGTCGATCTTCCCGAACGAGGAGTACTACTCGATGGTCTCCCAGCGGAAGAACTTCACGATCGGCATGTCCGAGGTCGGCTGCCCGTATCCGTGCACGTTTTGCTCCATGCGGCATTCGGGCTTCGAGGCCCGCACGGCCGTGCAGCTCGTCGACGAGATGGAAAGCTGCATTAACGAGCATGGCATCCACGAGATCGACTTTTTCGATCCGATCATGCTGTTCGATCGCCAGCGCATGCTCGACTTCTCCGCGGAGCTGCAGCGGCGCAAGCTCGACATCATCTGGTCGGCGCGCACGCGCGTGGACTGCCTGTCGTTCAAGCGCAGCGACGGCGAACCCGACCAGGAACTCGTCGAGGCGCTCGCGGCGTCCGGATGCCGGCGCCTGTTTTTCGGCATCGAGTCCGGCGACGAGCAGGTGCTCAAGAACGTCAAAAAGGGTGCGGTGACCAATAACGTCAAGAAGGTGCTCGACTGCCTGGACGCGCACAGCATCCGCTCGCTTGGCTTTTTTATGATCGGCAATCCTGGCGAGACCGAAGAGACCGTCCAAAAGACGATCAAACTCGCCAAGAGCCTGCCGCTGCACTACACGCAGTTCACGCTCACGATGATCAAGCCGCACACGGACCTCGAGCAGAAGTACATTTTCGAATCGACGGGCATCGACTACTGGCGCGAATACGTGCGTGGAAACGTGCCCGAGCAGATCCTGCCGACGCCGTGGACCGAGCTTTCGCGCGCGGACATCGAGCGGCTGACAAAGAAGGCCTATCTCAGCTTCTACCTGCGCCCGCGCTACATGTGGAAGATGATCGTGCGCATCGAAAGCTGGCAGGAGTTCCAGCGTTACGCGCGCGTCGCGTTCCAGATGATGCTGCGCCCGCTGCGCCCGGAGAAGATCGGTCCGCTGCCCATGCACCGCCGTGTCGGGCGTTTCGGGCTGGCATTCCTCGACGGGTTCCTCGCGAACCTGAACCAGGGCGGGCGGCATCCGGTGGCCTATTTCGGCGGCGGCTTCAAGGGCGCCTGGCGGTTTGCCATGTATGAGTGGCAGCGCTCGGGCAGCAACAAGGACATGGGTGCGCCGGGCAGCGTGGACGGGGAACTGATGGCGCCGGACGCGCAGACGAAGATCCGCGTCATCGAGAACTTCTCGGGCGACTCGCGTTTTGTCCCGCTCACGCGGGGCGCGCTCGGCTACTCGCGCAAGAAGGGCGACAGCGTCAACCCGTACCACGAGCGGCGCATCACGGAGGCCGCGAGCTGA